A section of the Nitrospirota bacterium genome encodes:
- a CDS encoding Rne/Rng family ribonuclease, whose amino-acid sequence MPGKIIMNVTPEETRVGLLESDNQLLELYIERKKDASLVGNVYKGKIVKILPGMQSAFVDIGLEKAAFLHAADVYSSYDNSIFSEDLDEPIPVNLPIEDMLQEGQDLFVQVSKDLIGTKGARVTSYITLPGRHLVLMPGVEHIGISRRIVNEEERERLMQIITRLKPENFGFIVRTASEGCTEEDIEKDIAFLMLLWKNIQSKMGNPDASRLIYSDLDLGLRSVRDLLGLEVDQLIIDSEEEYDKIVDFIKNYFPKLIGNVHLYEGPEPIFDAYGIELEIPKALGRRVWLKSGGYIVIDQTEALISIDVNTGKYVGKASLEDTVLKTNLEAVKEIAYQIRLRNLGGIIIIDFIDMEKDENKEKLFNVFQEAVNKDRAKCTVLQVSEFGLIEMTRKRVRESLGRVLAQTCSYCEGKGFVKSPTTVCYEIFREIRKIGSTKRNGKVVITAHPLVVDLIYEEEREGIENIEKENNLKIIVKADKNYHQEYYELVIM is encoded by the coding sequence ATGCCCGGAAAGATAATAATGAACGTAACTCCTGAAGAGACCCGCGTAGGCCTTCTGGAGTCTGACAACCAGCTGCTCGAACTCTATATCGAGAGAAAGAAAGACGCCAGCCTGGTCGGCAATGTATATAAAGGAAAGATCGTAAAGATACTTCCGGGGATGCAGTCGGCTTTCGTTGATATAGGCCTTGAGAAAGCGGCGTTCCTTCATGCTGCTGACGTTTACTCATCTTATGACAACTCGATCTTCAGTGAAGACCTTGATGAGCCGATACCTGTCAACCTTCCTATTGAGGACATGCTTCAGGAAGGGCAGGATCTCTTTGTCCAAGTCTCAAAAGACCTTATAGGGACGAAAGGCGCGAGAGTCACTTCTTATATCACGCTGCCCGGGAGGCACCTCGTATTGATGCCGGGCGTCGAGCACATCGGCATCTCTCGAAGGATAGTCAATGAAGAAGAGAGGGAAAGGCTGATGCAGATAATCACCAGGCTCAAGCCTGAAAACTTCGGCTTCATAGTAAGGACTGCGAGCGAAGGATGCACGGAAGAAGACATTGAAAAGGACATAGCCTTTCTTATGCTTCTGTGGAAGAACATCCAGAGCAAGATGGGCAACCCTGATGCGTCCCGCCTTATCTACAGCGACCTGGACCTGGGGCTGAGAAGCGTAAGAGACCTCCTCGGCCTCGAAGTCGACCAGCTTATCATCGACTCTGAAGAAGAGTATGACAAGATAGTTGATTTCATTAAAAATTATTTCCCGAAATTAATCGGCAATGTGCATCTTTACGAAGGCCCTGAACCTATATTTGACGCCTATGGCATAGAGCTTGAGATCCCGAAGGCGCTGGGAAGGCGCGTATGGCTCAAGTCCGGAGGATACATAGTTATCGACCAGACCGAGGCGTTGATATCAATTGATGTCAATACCGGAAAGTATGTCGGCAAGGCTTCGCTTGAAGATACGGTACTCAAGACCAACCTCGAGGCTGTAAAAGAGATCGCGTATCAGATAAGGCTAAGGAATCTTGGCGGCATAATAATCATTGATTTTATTGACATGGAAAAAGATGAGAACAAAGAGAAGCTCTTCAACGTCTTTCAGGAAGCTGTGAACAAAGACAGGGCAAAATGCACTGTACTGCAGGTGTCGGAATTCGGGCTTATCGAGATGACAAGAAAGAGGGTAAGGGAGAGCCTCGGCCGTGTGCTGGCGCAGACATGCTCCTATTGTGAAGGCAAAGGATTCGTGAAATCTCCCACCACCGTCTGCTACGAGATATTCAGGGAGATCAGAAAGATAGGTTCGACAAAACGAAACGGTAAGGTCGTGATCACTGCCCACCCTCTTGTTGTGGATCTTATATATGAAGAAGAGAGAGAGGGGATCGAGAACATAGAAAAAGAGAACAATCTCAAGATCATAGTCAAAGCCGACAAGAATTATCACCAGGAATACTACGAACTGGTGATAATGTGA
- the larE gene encoding ATP-dependent sacrificial sulfur transferase LarE translates to MKTSEKLNRLKKNLKKMDRAIIAFSGGVDSTFLLKAASVSGLKEILAVTAVSQSLPEEELSFAKEITAELNIPHRIITSDEMKDENYSNNPPDRCYYCKKELFTKLKEIASEEGFSHILDGSNADDMKDWRPGRRAAEELNVISPLLEAGLSKNEIRELSKAFGLRTWDKPSSPCLSSRFPYGQKITSEALERVGHAEAYLKTFNLKDLRVRDHGDIARIEVLPDEFHILFDASVRKKITAYLKALGYKYITLDLRGFSSGGFNEHLKIEGTGNKGQGSGKK, encoded by the coding sequence ATGAAGACCAGTGAGAAGCTCAACAGATTAAAGAAGAACCTGAAAAAGATGGATCGGGCCATCATAGCCTTTTCAGGCGGTGTTGACAGCACATTCCTGCTCAAGGCAGCCTCTGTCTCCGGGCTTAAAGAGATACTTGCGGTGACCGCGGTCTCCCAAAGCCTTCCTGAAGAAGAGCTCTCTTTCGCAAAAGAGATCACCGCTGAATTAAATATCCCTCACAGGATCATCACATCAGATGAGATGAAGGATGAAAATTACTCAAATAACCCGCCCGACAGGTGCTATTACTGCAAAAAAGAGCTCTTCACAAAGCTGAAAGAGATAGCGTCTGAAGAAGGATTTTCTCACATCCTTGACGGCAGCAATGCCGATGATATGAAAGACTGGCGGCCAGGAAGGCGCGCGGCAGAGGAACTGAATGTAATAAGTCCGTTACTGGAAGCCGGCCTGAGCAAAAACGAGATAAGGGAGCTATCAAAGGCTTTTGGCCTCAGGACATGGGACAAACCATCATCTCCCTGCCTTTCATCACGCTTCCCATATGGACAGAAGATCACCTCTGAAGCGCTCGAGCGGGTCGGCCATGCTGAAGCTTATTTAAAAACATTTAACCTGAAAGATCTGAGGGTGAGAGACCATGGCGATATAGCCAGGATAGAGGTTCTTCCTGATGAATTCCATATACTCTTTGATGCGTCTGTCAGAAAAAAGATCACCGCATACCTCAAGGCACTGGGTTATAAATATATTACACTCGATCTCCGCGGTTTCAGCAGCGGAGGATTCAATGAACATTTAAAGATAGAGGGAACAGGGAATAAGGGGCAGGGTTCAGGAAAGAAATGA
- a CDS encoding (Fe-S)-binding protein, giving the protein MNDAKYCSELSRCVKCGTCKSLCPTYMTSLNESMGARGRVAMLEALCKEGLAPSKVLADRIFNCILCGACKGLCPLGINIPEMIYHGRALLKDSYRNKNLLNKALQYSASGMDTTFSLLSVLQKILYRPLYRSGKLRYMPAVTSHPFKNGIQVYKNTKKIGRIAIFTGCQINYLYPHIGEALVNILLTKRYEVIVFKGEVCCGAPMRGAGLEDEAKAAARKNINTFKMTRAEAVISMCPTCTNTIRSEYPELTGDTITNIMDVNEFFIKNNITQGLELPREVVTYHDPCHARYGMKMTREPREILKSIKGVEFVEMKNADECCGFGGFFSMNYKDLSRAIGRKKFENINNTHAGTVVTSCPGCVMQLEDIKRETGSDVKIKHIVEVVDDAMHG; this is encoded by the coding sequence ATGAATGACGCAAAATACTGCAGCGAGCTCTCCAGGTGCGTAAAATGCGGCACGTGCAAATCACTCTGCCCTACCTACATGACATCCCTGAATGAATCCATGGGCGCAAGGGGCAGGGTCGCTATGCTCGAAGCGTTGTGTAAAGAAGGGCTTGCCCCGAGCAAAGTGCTGGCCGACAGGATATTCAACTGCATACTCTGCGGCGCATGCAAGGGCCTTTGCCCGTTAGGCATCAATATCCCTGAGATGATATATCATGGAAGGGCACTTCTTAAGGATTCATACCGTAATAAAAACCTGCTGAACAAAGCCCTGCAATATTCAGCTTCAGGCATGGACACCACTTTTTCTCTTTTAAGCGTCCTTCAAAAGATACTGTACCGTCCGCTCTACAGGTCAGGAAAGCTGCGCTATATGCCTGCCGTTACTTCTCATCCATTCAAAAACGGCATACAGGTCTATAAAAATACAAAAAAGATCGGAAGGATAGCGATATTCACAGGCTGCCAGATCAATTATTTATACCCCCATATCGGGGAAGCGCTTGTAAACATCCTCCTCACAAAGAGATACGAGGTCATAGTATTTAAGGGCGAAGTATGCTGCGGCGCGCCTATGAGAGGCGCCGGGCTTGAGGATGAGGCAAAGGCGGCGGCAAGAAAGAACATTAATACCTTTAAGATGACAAGGGCTGAAGCCGTGATCAGCATGTGCCCTACATGTACAAATACCATCAGGTCAGAATACCCTGAGCTTACAGGCGACACGATTACAAACATAATGGATGTGAACGAGTTTTTTATAAAAAACAATATAACTCAGGGGCTGGAACTGCCGCGCGAAGTTGTAACTTACCATGACCCATGCCATGCACGGTACGGAATGAAGATGACAAGAGAACCGAGGGAGATACTCAAAAGCATTAAAGGTGTTGAGTTCGTAGAGATGAAGAATGCAGATGAGTGCTGCGGGTTCGGGGGTTTCTTCAGCATGAATTACAAAGACCTTTCGAGGGCTATAGGAAGAAAGAAGTTTGAGAACATAAACAACACCCATGCCGGTACGGTAGTAACATCATGCCCGGGCTGTGTCATGCAGCTTGAGGATATAAAGAGAGAGACAGGCAGCGATGTAAAGATCAAACACATCGTTGAAGTAGTTGATGATGCGATGCACGGCTGA
- a CDS encoding SAP domain-containing protein encodes MNLKDIRKIAKKNGVKDLNKKKDELIRSIQKAEGNSDCFRTDASIGCPQTDCLWKEDCLA; translated from the coding sequence ATGAACCTGAAGGATATCAGGAAGATCGCAAAGAAGAACGGCGTAAAAGATTTAAACAAGAAGAAAGACGAGCTTATTCGTTCCATACAAAAGGCAGAAGGCAACTCTGATTGTTTCAGGACTGATGCGTCGATCGGGTGTCCTCAGACTGATTGCCTGTGGAAAGAAGATTGTCTGGCGTGA
- a CDS encoding Hsp20/alpha crystallin family protein → MAKEKKAEKGELQIQRPAHWLSPLERMEELFEDLYRRPFGRHLIPGFPGIFEKGELSPSVDIYEENGNIVLKAELPGMDKKDIDVNLTNRSVTISGEKKREEKTEKKDYYRYESSCGSFSRSFTLPAEIQADKAKASFKDGVLKITIPKTEEAKKKEKKLDIE, encoded by the coding sequence ATGGCAAAGGAGAAGAAGGCTGAAAAAGGAGAGCTTCAGATACAGCGCCCGGCACACTGGCTTTCACCTCTTGAGAGGATGGAGGAGCTTTTTGAGGACTTATACAGAAGGCCTTTCGGGCGGCATTTGATTCCTGGATTTCCAGGCATTTTTGAGAAGGGAGAGTTGTCGCCCTCGGTGGACATCTATGAAGAGAACGGCAATATCGTATTAAAGGCAGAGCTTCCGGGCATGGACAAGAAGGATATAGATGTAAACCTGACGAACAGGTCTGTCACGATCTCCGGCGAGAAGAAGAGAGAGGAGAAGACCGAGAAGAAGGATTATTACAGATATGAAAGCTCATGCGGATCATTCTCCCGTTCTTTTACACTCCCTGCGGAGATACAGGCCGATAAGGCCAAGGCATCCTTTAAAGACGGCGTGCTGAAGATCACTATCCCGAAGACTGAAGAGGCAAAAAAGAAGGAAAAGAAGTTAGATATCGAATAA
- a CDS encoding PilZ domain-containing protein codes for MEKRRSERKQVHIRVKLTVGDNNYDAFINNVSYEGIGLNIILAPEERVDGILPNTILGLRFHPGPAVEVTLKCDIKWVNISSDKSVGIIYMIGSEILDPPAEYKHFIKNL; via the coding sequence ATGGAAAAAAGGCGTTCTGAAAGAAAACAGGTACATATCAGGGTCAAGCTTACCGTTGGCGATAATAACTATGACGCTTTTATAAATAATGTTTCATATGAAGGTATAGGCTTAAATATAATATTAGCCCCTGAAGAAAGGGTGGACGGCATTCTTCCCAATACAATACTCGGATTGAGATTTCATCCAGGCCCGGCAGTTGAAGTAACCCTGAAGTGCGATATCAAATGGGTGAATATATCTTCCGATAAAAGTGTCGGGATCATATACATGATAGGCTCTGAAATTTTAGACCCGCCTGCTGAATACAAACATTTCATAAAGAATTTATAG
- a CDS encoding cation transporter: protein MINSNSQQQNSKLYSTAAALALFTIFYNIIEGVVSVIFGIEDGSMSLFGFGVDSFVEVVSGIAIWHMVRRIRNSGTENLDHFEQTALKITGAGFYVLTIGLSITAAVNLFQGHKPDTALWGIVVSMVSIAAMWLLIHYKVKVGKQLNSDAILSDAACTRACLRLSVVLLLASAGYELTHIGWIDSAGTFVIAWLCYLEGKEAFGKAKAKSVVCGCGCKKD, encoded by the coding sequence ATGATAAATTCCAATTCTCAACAACAGAACAGCAAACTTTACTCCACGGCAGCGGCGCTGGCGCTCTTTACGATCTTTTATAACATCATCGAAGGCGTTGTTTCCGTCATATTCGGCATTGAGGACGGGAGCATGTCTCTCTTCGGGTTCGGCGTGGATTCATTTGTCGAGGTGGTCTCGGGCATCGCCATATGGCACATGGTGCGGAGGATCCGGAATAGCGGAACAGAGAATCTTGACCATTTTGAACAGACTGCGCTCAAGATAACAGGAGCCGGATTTTATGTCCTGACCATCGGGCTCTCGATCACCGCTGCTGTCAATCTTTTTCAGGGGCATAAACCGGATACCGCCTTATGGGGTATTGTGGTCTCAATGGTATCCATTGCAGCGATGTGGCTGTTGATACACTATAAGGTAAAGGTCGGGAAGCAGCTCAATTCGGATGCCATTCTCTCGGACGCGGCCTGCACCCGAGCCTGCCTGCGGCTCTCTGTCGTGCTTCTGCTCGCAAGCGCGGGTTATGAGCTGACACATATCGGCTGGATAGATTCAGCCGGGACGTTCGTGATAGCGTGGCTCTGTTATCTGGAAGGGAAGGAAGCTTTCGGAAAAGCAAAGGCAAAAAGCGTCGTGTGCGGTTGTGGATGTAAGAAGGATTAA
- a CDS encoding type II toxin-antitoxin system VapB family antitoxin produces the protein MRATLNIPDDLVSEVQKLSGEKSKTKAITAAMKEFVRQKKIKKLIALRGKVQIDYDWQKEEELEMKAQKEREKLHGRKK, from the coding sequence ATGCGTGCGACATTAAACATACCCGACGACCTCGTTTCTGAAGTTCAGAAGCTGTCCGGCGAGAAGTCCAAGACAAAGGCGATAACAGCAGCCATGAAGGAATTTGTCCGGCAGAAGAAGATCAAAAAACTGATCGCGCTAAGAGGCAAAGTACAGATTGATTATGATTGGCAGAAGGAAGAAGAACTCGAGATGAAAGCGCAGAAAGAACGGGAGAAACTACATGGAAGAAAAAAATAA
- a CDS encoding PIN domain-containing protein — protein sequence MEEKNNGILADTSVWIEFFKLESLTGKKLESLIIKNSIWTCGVILFELLQGVRSGDEKALILETLSDMKHMEMTQPLWGKAAELSALLKRKGLNLPQSDIFIASIAIEHNLSVFTLDKHFKQIPGVRIYKA from the coding sequence ATGGAAGAAAAAAATAACGGCATATTAGCTGACACAAGCGTATGGATAGAGTTCTTCAAACTGGAATCTTTAACAGGCAAGAAACTTGAGTCGCTTATAATTAAAAACTCCATATGGACCTGCGGAGTGATACTCTTTGAACTGCTGCAGGGAGTAAGGTCAGGAGATGAAAAGGCATTAATTCTTGAAACCCTGTCGGATATGAAGCATATGGAAATGACACAGCCGCTTTGGGGAAAGGCAGCTGAACTTTCCGCCTTATTAAAAAGGAAAGGGTTGAATCTGCCGCAGTCAGACATATTCATCGCATCCATCGCCATAGAACATAACCTCTCAGTATTCACCCTCGACAAGCATTTTAAACAGATACCCGGAGTAAGAATATATAAGGCATAA
- a CDS encoding ORF6N domain-containing protein → MTDIISAEIIEKKIYLIRGLKVMLDRDLAELYEVDTKVFNQAIKRNAKRFPDDFMFQLSQSEAAELSRSQFVTLKRGQNIKYLPYAFTENGVAMLSGVLNSDRAITVNIQIMRTFTKLREMLSSHKELRQKIEEMEKKYDNQFKIVFDAIRQLMTPPETKSKKIIGFGGEK, encoded by the coding sequence ATGACCGATATCATCTCTGCTGAAATAATCGAGAAGAAGATCTATCTTATCCGTGGACTCAAAGTCATGCTTGACCGCGACCTTGCAGAACTGTATGAAGTAGACACCAAGGTTTTTAACCAAGCTATTAAAAGAAATGCCAAAAGATTTCCAGACGATTTTATGTTTCAATTAAGCCAATCAGAAGCGGCAGAACTTTCAAGGTCACAATTTGTGACCTTGAAGAGAGGCCAAAACATCAAATACTTACCCTATGCCTTCACTGAAAATGGAGTAGCCATGCTGTCCGGTGTTCTGAATAGTGACAGGGCAATAACGGTCAACATTCAGATAATGAGAACATTCACAAAACTGCGTGAAATGCTCTCGTCCCATAAAGAGTTAAGGCAGAAGATCGAGGAGATGGAAAAGAAGTATGACAATCAGTTCAAGATCGTTTTTGACGCCATCCGCCAGCTGATGACACCGCCTGAGACTAAGAGTAAAAAGATTATTGGATTTGGAGGAGAAAAGTGA
- a CDS encoding zinc ribbon domain-containing protein: MPIYEYRCNECGEEFEKLVMGKDAAISCPKCDSKDVTKKLSVFGLSGSEKQAPSGCTSCSKSSCGTRH, encoded by the coding sequence ATGCCGATATACGAATACAGGTGCAATGAATGCGGTGAAGAGTTTGAGAAGCTTGTCATGGGGAAGGATGCTGCTATCTCATGCCCGAAATGCGATTCAAAAGATGTAACGAAAAAACTCTCGGTCTTCGGCTTGAGCGGATCTGAGAAGCAGGCTCCGTCAGGATGCACTTCTTGCAGCAAGTCAAGCTGCGGCACACGTCATTAG
- a CDS encoding aconitate hydratase, giving the protein MNVTQKLIAAHLVSGTMKPGNEIAISIDQTLTQDATGTMAYLEFEAMGIPRVKTKLSVSYVDHNTLQSGYENADDHRFLQSIASKYGLYFSKPGNGICHQVHLERFAKPGETLIGSDSHTPNAGAAGMLAIGAGGLNVALAMAGEPFWLVMPKVVRVNLTGTFQPGVSAKDIILEVLRKLTVKGGVGKVIEYSGEGLKHLTLPERATITNMGAELGATSSIFPSDEQTLAFFKAQGREKDWSELKADSDASYDEEISIAVNELEPLASAPSSPDKVMTVKELSGMAVDQVCIGSCVNSSFADIVSAARIMKGRKVHPKVSLTISPGSRQVLKMITENGALSDLISAGARLLECTCGPCIGMGQSPPTGSVSLRTFNRNFPGRSGTQNDKVYLCSPLTAAASAITGTITDAREYVKGFAPVGVPEKYDIDDSLIIPPSEEPEKVEILRGPNIKPFPLADEIGESLKAKVIIKVDDNITTDDIMPAGAKILPLRSNIPAISEYVFSKVDPSFPAKAKASGAGIILGGTNYGQGSSREHAALAPMYLGIKAVLAKSFARIHRDNLVNFGILPLTVKDEIYDLLSENDEIFFPSLAKDIKTSASVTMTGKSGIEYKIEHGLTEREKEMILAGGMLNYIKTKKA; this is encoded by the coding sequence ATGAATGTCACTCAGAAACTTATAGCAGCGCATTTAGTCTCAGGCACGATGAAGCCCGGAAATGAGATAGCCATTTCCATTGACCAGACTTTGACGCAGGATGCGACAGGCACGATGGCGTATCTTGAGTTTGAGGCCATGGGCATACCCAGGGTAAAGACTAAACTTTCGGTCAGCTATGTTGACCACAATACGCTTCAGTCAGGATATGAGAATGCGGATGACCACAGGTTCCTTCAGTCCATCGCAAGCAAGTACGGCCTATATTTTTCAAAGCCCGGCAACGGCATATGCCATCAGGTTCATCTGGAGAGGTTTGCAAAACCCGGAGAGACGCTCATAGGTTCAGACAGCCATACCCCGAATGCAGGCGCAGCAGGCATGCTTGCCATCGGCGCGGGAGGGCTTAATGTCGCTCTTGCCATGGCAGGAGAGCCTTTCTGGCTTGTGATGCCCAAGGTGGTGCGCGTAAATCTGACAGGCACATTTCAGCCGGGCGTAAGCGCCAAGGACATAATACTTGAGGTTCTCAGGAAGCTCACTGTAAAGGGCGGCGTCGGAAAGGTCATTGAATACAGCGGCGAAGGACTCAAACACCTCACCCTCCCTGAAAGGGCGACGATAACCAACATGGGCGCAGAGCTTGGAGCCACTTCTTCGATATTCCCCTCTGATGAACAGACACTCGCATTCTTCAAGGCTCAGGGGCGTGAAAAAGACTGGTCAGAGCTTAAGGCTGACAGCGATGCATCTTATGATGAAGAGATTTCTATAGCTGTGAACGAGCTTGAGCCTCTTGCGTCAGCGCCGTCAAGCCCGGATAAGGTGATGACTGTTAAAGAGCTTTCAGGAATGGCCGTAGACCAGGTCTGCATCGGCAGCTGTGTCAACTCATCTTTTGCTGATATCGTTTCCGCGGCGAGGATTATGAAAGGAAGAAAGGTTCATCCAAAGGTGAGCCTGACGATAAGCCCGGGTTCACGACAGGTCTTAAAGATGATAACTGAGAACGGGGCTCTGTCCGACCTTATCTCCGCAGGCGCGCGCCTGCTTGAATGCACATGCGGGCCATGCATAGGCATGGGACAGTCTCCGCCAACCGGCTCGGTCTCTCTTCGCACATTCAACAGGAACTTCCCGGGAAGAAGCGGCACTCAGAATGATAAGGTCTACTTGTGCAGCCCGCTCACAGCGGCAGCCTCAGCGATCACAGGCACGATAACCGATGCACGTGAATATGTTAAAGGCTTTGCTCCTGTAGGCGTTCCTGAGAAATATGATATAGACGACTCACTCATAATACCTCCGTCTGAAGAGCCTGAGAAGGTTGAGATATTAAGAGGCCCGAATATAAAGCCGTTCCCTCTGGCTGATGAGATCGGGGAATCTTTAAAAGCCAAGGTAATAATTAAGGTTGATGATAATATAACCACCGATGACATCATGCCTGCCGGAGCCAAGATACTGCCGTTGAGGTCGAACATACCGGCGATAAGTGAATATGTCTTCTCAAAGGTTGATCCTTCTTTTCCCGCAAAGGCTAAAGCCTCAGGCGCAGGCATAATTCTCGGAGGGACAAATTACGGACAGGGTTCAAGCAGGGAGCATGCCGCGCTTGCGCCGATGTATCTCGGCATCAAGGCTGTCCTGGCAAAATCCTTCGCCCGCATCCACAGGGACAATCTTGTGAACTTCGGCATACTTCCCCTTACTGTCAAGGATGAAATATATGACCTGTTAAGTGAGAATGATGAGATATTCTTCCCGTCGCTCGCAAAGGATATAAAGACATCCGCCTCAGTCACGATGACAGGCAAGTCAGGAATAGAGTATAAAATTGAGCATGGCCTTACTGAGCGGGAGAAAGAGATGATCCTTGCCGGCGGGATGCTTAATTACATAAAGACAAAAAAAGCTTGA
- the rseP gene encoding RIP metalloprotease RseP, translating into MTILWAVILFGLLIFFHELGHFLVAKLVNVKVLKFSIGFGPKIFGKKIGETEYILSALPLGGYVKPLGEDSEDEIPEEDIPRAYNNQPVWKRAAIVISGPIFNLVLAYLIFVAFLSASLPVVIPVLSDLTNTKIEGITKDSPAMNAGLRSGDTVLSVNGKEISTWVEIDEVVMKSPLKEVFIKVKRGELIIDIAVTPQETKVRNKNGDESTIGDIGISRLSTRLEGIVKDSPAMKAGLKEGDTVLAVNGEAVGDWGEMAKLISGNPDTEITLNVKRGEAVIDIKVRTDADGRIGISKGMGFNVIQSSSIWSAPVKGVQAVYGWCALTLDVAGRLITGNMSSKMLGGPIVIVNEASKAASSGMADYFYLIALISVNLAVINLFPVPVLDGGHLVFLCIEAVRGKPLNEKFQDILTKIGFGLLLMLIAFVLYNDTIKVIVPWAQKVWGQW; encoded by the coding sequence ATGACAATACTATGGGCAGTAATACTCTTCGGGCTTCTGATCTTTTTTCATGAGCTCGGACACTTTCTCGTTGCAAAGCTTGTAAATGTAAAGGTACTCAAGTTCTCGATTGGCTTCGGGCCGAAGATATTCGGGAAGAAGATCGGCGAGACGGAATACATACTCTCAGCTCTGCCTCTCGGCGGCTATGTAAAACCTTTAGGCGAGGATTCGGAAGACGAGATACCTGAGGAGGACATCCCGAGGGCTTACAATAATCAGCCTGTATGGAAGAGGGCGGCCATAGTGATCTCCGGGCCCATATTTAACCTGGTACTTGCATACCTTATTTTTGTTGCATTCCTGAGCGCGAGCCTTCCGGTGGTAATACCGGTCTTAAGTGACCTGACCAATACAAAGATAGAGGGCATCACCAAAGACTCGCCTGCAATGAATGCAGGCTTGAGGTCCGGGGATACCGTGCTTTCCGTGAACGGCAAGGAGATCAGCACCTGGGTAGAGATCGACGAGGTTGTCATGAAGAGCCCCCTTAAAGAAGTCTTTATTAAGGTAAAAAGAGGCGAGCTCATAATTGATATTGCCGTAACTCCTCAGGAGACTAAGGTCAGAAACAAGAATGGGGATGAGAGCACTATCGGTGATATCGGCATATCAAGGCTCTCTACAAGGCTTGAGGGCATTGTCAAGGATTCGCCTGCAATGAAGGCTGGACTGAAAGAAGGCGACACGGTCCTTGCTGTAAACGGTGAGGCGGTGGGCGACTGGGGTGAGATGGCAAAGCTGATATCAGGGAATCCTGACACAGAGATAACTCTTAATGTAAAAAGGGGCGAGGCTGTTATAGACATAAAGGTCAGGACAGATGCTGACGGCAGGATAGGCATATCAAAGGGAATGGGTTTTAATGTTATCCAGAGTTCAAGTATTTGGTCTGCGCCTGTGAAAGGTGTTCAGGCTGTTTATGGATGGTGCGCCCTTACGCTGGATGTGGCAGGAAGGCTGATAACAGGCAACATGTCGTCAAAGATGTTAGGCGGCCCGATCGTAATTGTGAATGAAGCGTCCAAGGCTGCATCATCAGGAATGGCTGATTACTTTTATCTCATCGCGCTGATCAGCGTTAACCTTGCTGTCATCAACCTCTTTCCCGTTCCGGTCCTGGACGGAGGGCATCTCGTATTCCTGTGCATTGAAGCTGTCAGGGGAAAACCCTTAAATGAAAAATTTCAGGATATATTGACAAAGATCGGCTTCGGCCTGCTTCTGATGCTTATAGCTTTTGTTCTGTATAACGACACCATCAAGGTTATCGTGCCGTGGGCGCAGAAGGTCTGGGGGCAGTGGTAA